TGGCGCCGGTGACGTGATAGTCCGAGAAGGCCGCGCTCTGGTTCACATAGATGCCCCCCGTGAGGTTCACCGAGAGGGCGACGCCGGCTTGCGCGCTGGCCTTTGCGGCGGCGCGGATCTCGTCTTCGTCCGTGCTGTAGAGGGCGGCGGTGATGGCACCCTTCTCGCGGGCCGCATGGGCGGCGCGGGCGATGCCGTCGGCGGAATCGTCCACCGCCACCAGGAAGGCGATGGGGCCGAAGCGTTCCTCCAGATAGGCCGCCTCGTCGGCGGCCTCCACGGCGAGAAGCAGCGGCGTCGCGGTGCGGGCGGCGCCGGCGAGGGGCGCGCTGTCACGGACCACGCGGCCGAGGCTGCGGGCGGCAGAGATGCGCTCCAGGGTCGCCGGGTTCTGGATCGCGCCCAGCACGGCGGCGGCGCGGGCGGGATCGGACAGCAAAGCGTCGATGGCGCCGGCTATGCCCGCGGCCACCTCCTCGAAGCTCTTATGGCCCTCGTCGGTGGCGATGCCGCCGCCTGGAATGAAGAGTGTCTGCGGCGCCGTGCACATCTGCCCGCTATAGAGCGAGAGCGAGAAGGCGATGTTCTGGCACATGCCAGCGAAGCTCGCCGTGGAGGCGATGACGATGGTGTTGACCCCCGCCTCCTCCGTGAAGAGCAGCTTGCCGCGCAGATGGTCGCGCAGCCAGCCGCCGAAGGCCGGCGAGCCGGTGAAATCGACGATTCCCACCGCTGGGTGCGTCGCGAGTTCCTTGGCGAGCGGCGCCTCGGCCGTGTCGGGCGCCAGTTGCAGGACATCGGGATCAAAGCCCGCCTCGGCCAGCACCTGACGGCCGATCTTCACGGTGATCGCCAGCGGCAGGATGGCGGCGGGATGGGGCTTCACGATCACCGCATTGCCGGTGACAAGGTCCGCGAAGAGCGCCGGATAGCTGTTCCAGGTCGGAAAGGTCGCGCAGCCGATGACGAGGCCGAGGCCGCGCGGGACGATGTGGAAGTCCTTGTCGAGGCGGATGGTGCTGCGCCCCGCCGGCTTTTCCCAGCGCACCGCGCCGGGCACCTCGGCCATCTCCTTATAGGCATAGGCCACCGCCTCCAGGCCCCGATCCTGGGCATGTGGACCGCCGGCCTGGAAGGCCATGGCGAAGGCCTGGCCGGTGGTGTGCTCCACCGCATGGGCCATCAGGAAGCTGGCTGTGTTGAGCCGCACCAGGATTTCAAGGGCAACGCCCACCCGCGCCTCGACCGAGGCCTCCGCCCAAGCCGGCGCGGCGCGCCCGGCAGCAGCCACCAGCGCCTCGGTGCTCAGCGCCGGATAGGTAATGCCGAGCTTCAGGCCATAAGGCGAGACTTCGCTGCCCACCGGAGCCAGATCACCTGCCTGGCCAAGATCGAAGGGCCGGCCGATGAGGGCTTCGAAGGCGGCTTTGCCCTCTGCCGGCGCGGCCTCGCCATAGGTGCGTGGCACCTCCGAGAAGGCGCTCCAGAAGCCGCGCTCGCGGGTTGCCGTGACCGCAGCCTCCAGAAGCGCGCGGTGCGCCTGGAACAGATCAGCCATACTCTCCTCCCTGATGGCGGAGCCGTCTGCCCGTCTGTTGACAAGCTCGCCCCTTGCGCTAAAGATTAACCGATCGATCGGTTAATTCAAGAGGCTCATACAGAGCCCGACTGGGAGGATGGAGTGGAGCCAATTCTTCTCGTGGACCGCCACGAAGGCTGGACCGCGCTGACGCTGAACCGGCCGGACCGGCTCAATTCCTTCAATGAGGACCTGCACCGGGCGCTGGCGGACGCCCTCGACGCGGCCGGGCAGGACGAAGGCGTGCGCGCGGTCCTGCTCACGGGCGCGGGACGGGGGTTCTGCGCCGGGCAGGATTTGAGCGACCGGTCCCCTTCCGATGCC
This genomic interval from Aquabacter sp. L1I39 contains the following:
- the paaN gene encoding phenylacetic acid degradation protein PaaN, with the protein product MADLFQAHRALLEAAVTATRERGFWSAFSEVPRTYGEAAPAEGKAAFEALIGRPFDLGQAGDLAPVGSEVSPYGLKLGITYPALSTEALVAAAGRAAPAWAEASVEARVGVALEILVRLNTASFLMAHAVEHTTGQAFAMAFQAGGPHAQDRGLEAVAYAYKEMAEVPGAVRWEKPAGRSTIRLDKDFHIVPRGLGLVIGCATFPTWNSYPALFADLVTGNAVIVKPHPAAILPLAITVKIGRQVLAEAGFDPDVLQLAPDTAEAPLAKELATHPAVGIVDFTGSPAFGGWLRDHLRGKLLFTEEAGVNTIVIASTASFAGMCQNIAFSLSLYSGQMCTAPQTLFIPGGGIATDEGHKSFEEVAAGIAGAIDALLSDPARAAAVLGAIQNPATLERISAARSLGRVVRDSAPLAGAARTATPLLLAVEAADEAAYLEERFGPIAFLVAVDDSADGIARAAHAAREKGAITAALYSTDEDEIRAAAKASAQAGVALSVNLTGGIYVNQSAAFSDYHVTGANPAGNACLTDAAYIAGRFRIVCVRRPATAA